ACGATATCAGGCAAGAAAGAGGACTTTACCCCCGTGACGGAAGGGAAAGTCAAGCTCTACGTTTGCGGCGTTACCGTATATGATCACTGCCACATCGGCCACGCAAGGAGCGCCATCGTTTTCGATACCATATACCGGTATCTGCGCTCGAAAGACTACGACACCACCTATGTGCGGAACTTTACCGATATCGATGACAAGATAATCAGGAAGTCTCACGCCGAGAACATACCCTGGCAGGAAGTGGGCGAGACGTACATCCGGTCCTTCTATGAAGACATGGATGCCCTGGGGGTGCTCCACCCGGATCACGAGCCTCGTGCCACCGAGCATATCGGCGACATGATCGCCCTTGTGGAAACCCTGATAAAAAAAGGCCACGCCTACAACATCGATGGCGATGTCTACTTTTCGGTTGACAGTTTCCGCAATTACGGGCAGCTCTCCAGGCGGCCTCTCGATGAAATGGTAGCTGGAGCCAGGGTCGAGGTGGACGAGAAAAAGAAGAACCCTCTTGATTTCGCGCTTTGGAAGGCCTCCAAAGAGGGTGAGCCCTTCTGGGACGCCTCCTTCGGGGCGGGCAGGCCCGGCTGGCACATAGAGTGTTCCGTTATGAGCACCCTTTATCTCGGGAATCCTTTTGATATTCATGGCGGCGGAAAAGACCTTGTCTTCCCCCATCACGAAAACGAAAAAGCACAGACCGAGGCGGCCACGGGAGAGAAATTCGTCAATTACTGGGTCCATAATGGATTCGTCAATATCGACCGCGAAAAGATGTCGAAATCCATTGGCAATACGCTGCTCATCAAGGACTTCCTCAAGGAATACCATCCCGAGGTCCTTCGCCTTTTCTACCTGTCCAACCACTACCGCAGTCCCGTCGATTACAGCGGGCAGTCCATCGAGGATGTCAACACCGCCCTCCACAGGCTCTATTATACGAGGGAACGGGCCCTTGAAGCGCAAAAGGGCAAGACATTCAAACCGCGAGCCTATCGTCAGGCCGGGGAGATCGCCAGAAAGTTCACCGAGGCCATGGACGATGATTTCAATACCGCCCTTGCCCTTTCGTATATATTCGAGCTTTCTAAAGAGATCAACAGGATGGTCGATGAAAA
This genomic interval from Syntrophorhabdaceae bacterium contains the following:
- the cysS gene encoding cysteine--tRNA ligase, translating into MVKITVNTMALKVYNTISGKKEDFTPVTEGKVKLYVCGVTVYDHCHIGHARSAIVFDTIYRYLRSKDYDTTYVRNFTDIDDKIIRKSHAENIPWQEVGETYIRSFYEDMDALGVLHPDHEPRATEHIGDMIALVETLIKKGHAYNIDGDVYFSVDSFRNYGQLSRRPLDEMVAGARVEVDEKKKNPLDFALWKASKEGEPFWDASFGAGRPGWHIECSVMSTLYLGNPFDIHGGGKDLVFPHHENEKAQTEAATGEKFVNYWVHNGFVNIDREKMSKSIGNTLLIKDFLKEYHPEVLRLFYLSNHYRSPVDYSGQSIEDVNTALHRLYYTRERALEAQKGKTFKPRAYRQAGEIARKFTEAMDDDFNTALALSYIFELSKEINRMVDEKDESATALISSAEAVYESLAGTLGLLEDDLGSLESRGKVRHLARMGLDASFVEGAINDRIEARKNRDFQKADEIRNMLVEKGIMLLDTPKGTQWRIKTSVS